The proteins below come from a single Stomoxys calcitrans chromosome 1, idStoCalc2.1, whole genome shotgun sequence genomic window:
- the LOC106094643 gene encoding microtubule-associated serine/threonine-protein kinase 4 isoform X2, whose amino-acid sequence MSTTTSTNTTSTTKTTTSSSSSSPSSLLATGKMSTSTPQKQYPDAAAAATAALGDISGLADTETSNVFNDDTTTSISPNQSGKLHGSGGSFGKSNSTSNSPVAKRHISSGSITRTRPQSSYSARVLIFEDSDQEGGSNNSGGGHSTAQSIVNNTHDGTTKSSTGLEMYGSSPKNDSSISSSQSLLRNLNLTKSSSGGLSGSSISLPARGYGALLRKISYQQHTYSMRSASNDSSNLVRMRNTSLGKSAPCLTGSSFRERDSSLCMAQTSIHAITQSPSSSSCNNAHAASSSSNATANMASTSGAALNISRSGSCAGLGIGKHHLHGVVMRGSGASSSGVAHHRLSLVTGGIGAAAAAAAAAANSRSHSPYSASPVDSPRINSPMQFAFAPIKRIATCRGDGRRWSVASLPSSGYGTTPGSSNLSSQCSSQEALHQLPNVAGHEELHYGEVAAANNNAIVNCCAEHMHQHQQSLVAAAAASNRPHCLKHCALINNNATTNKNTVPGQASPKQFQKHHVPTPTPPSSSSTSSFSSTYGGHTAVASAATAVGSSPFKACPNCCADVSMVCSGNGLNNPNNGQRTPVGGSNNNSGGNQSSGGGSGGRMSPFHRPRSRSLSSPSRSPAIDNEIAVMNTMYKERFPKATQQMEERLKHFINENKSAVCNSFRDSQPIVRFVHHQVLEMARDCLNKSEAKLITSRYFYEMSENLERLLMETKEKSPEAAVELAGVIKKLLLIISRPARLLECLEFDPEEFYHLLEAAEGQAKAIQGIKADIPQYIIHKLGLNRDPIAEMQQEAKETREACDNKGSANSSILNDSGTPCSLLLSSPLTCVSATLNPNAELNLLANSGSNTPHPSMPLQPPQTPVATTAEMPSFTATLNKQTNLNLTPQEKAAFKPPPFAAPTQQQEPQTPQQQHHLPPQPPPQPIPSEHDFDIVKLISNGAYGAVYLVKHKTTRQRFAMKKINKNNLILRNQVEQVFAERDILSFADNPFVVSMYCSFETKKHLCLVMEYVEGGDCATLLKNIGPLPADMARFYFAETVLAVEYLHSYGIVHRDLKPDNLLITALGHIKLTDFGLSKMGLMSLATNLYEGYIDSETRQFSDKQVYGTPEYIAPEVILRQGYGKPVDWWSMGIILYEFLIGCVPFFGETAEELFAHTVNDDIEWPDNDDWPVQPEAKDIITQLLQQNPRDRLGTQTGALEVKEHFYFDGLDWNSLLRQKAEFVPQLSNDDDTSYFDTRMDRYNHDLGGEDTDDTDDTPVFGSFSSYTPQYRKQHYSWSRTTSVSSTGSVGSSFASQQCTAVTTTTVSTSTTSTEAKLQVTESSSSPTNTVDSVAKCRKISAPLAAITTTTSAISTATTSAHSALNQQMANKVLTTPQLRKIELSTTCLKVPSTPDADYLPELLHNVTIGNDNELRMLNQFLRQPSAGNGNNQQHSSLALHPIKPERHHYRHSMPPNTTTIITTPATPPAAMVNAPVDVTQQTTSTINNSKSQSNTTANTVAAAAAAVSNAYINTTTATTSSTSSTTIKTGTSLISTITTDRKLADTHKIARSTPESSQTDSDDFSPQIARKRKGVCARDILPRFSISIEDETISGGSSSAENTREQSPLALQHQKSIDGHMGAKNHRSRSSIVKSASALGLSLMSSAIDNAQLAQQLCNITAGIQSPSSVTASGGGGGGSSTASSRDTSPCRELSPLVTNLKPPIIIRRGPRGFGFTVHTIRVYYGDTDFYTMHHLVMAVDEGSPAFEAGLRPADLITHVNGETVQGLFHTQVLQLLLSGGEHVTLRATPLEHTSIQSGGRKRDLMQSKLAKKGVNRQKKQTKKEHDKKRKTSLFRRISNKRASAEIQQLAAGINSPTTPSAVSTTIGRNLSPLDSSYHSSSCCQSAATSSQSTSPSSSSPNTPTGAGNGGNGNGSGGVGAAAGGILSVSTAGNNTGIGFVSTSNTVLLPIAGSVSGATAAGVGAPVVGVMGSIPVSTPSGIVLPGEMLPRIAEEKDSPTSASEPLTPGFMQTIDEHHEGDEAAPLGGGNNFKINEERDKQQQMHCARSEVSSSSLQKALSNEIKSGGKDLRGVFGGSQMKNNESTTTQQMNTNTTTTKSNTTTTSNTPGDSSKSSTNLSTTKKETTVSSTSTNNNATTASSTVLTQGKSLKTTVSSTSTSTTNTTTISTTISRREQFAGSSTSGGGGFTGNLLSGNGNGGGNGPGAKTSTSSTSLSGGKQKK is encoded by the exons ATGTCCACCACTACTTCAACCAATACAACCTCCACGACGAAGACGACTACTTCTtcgtcgtcgtcatcgcctTCGTCACTATTGGCCACAGGTAAAATGTCAACATCCACGCCTCAAAAGCAATAtcctgatgctgctgctgctgctacagcTGCCTTGGGCGATATAAGCGGTCTTGCTGACACTGAGACTTCGAATGTGTTTAACGATGATACCACCACCTCCATAAGTcccaatcagagtggcaaattACATGGTAGTGGTGGAAGTTTTGGCAAATCGAACTCTACTTCAAATAGCCCGGTGGCCAAGCGTCACATTAGCTCGGGTTCGATTACCCGTACAAGGCCACAATCCAGCTATTCGGCTCGAGTTTTAATCTTTGAAGATTCCGATCAAGAGGGAGGTAGTAATAACAGCGGTGGTGGCCATAGTACTGCTCAAAGTATTGTCAATAATACTCACGATGGCACTACCAAGTCTTCAACGGGCTTGGAAATGTATGGTTCATCGCCCAAAAATGATTCGTCAATATCTTCATCGCAATCTCTGTTGCGTAATTTGAATTTGACTAAATCCTCTTCGGGTGGCTTATCGGGAAGTTCGATTTCATTGCCGGCCAGGGGCTATGGAGCTTTATTGCGCAAAATATCCTATCAGCAGCATACGTATTCCATGAGATCGGCGAGTAATG ATTCCTCGAATTTGGTGCGCATGCGCAATACCTCCTTGGGTAAATCAGCTCCCTGTCTTACAGGCAGCTCTTTTCGGGAGCGTGATAGCAGCCTATGCATGGCTCAGACCAGTATACATGCCATTACCCAATCACCCTCATCATCGTCATGTAATAATGCTCATGCCGCATCCTCCAGCTCCAATGCTACAGCAAATATGGCATCCACTTCAGGTGCTGCCTTAAATATTTCACGCTCTGGCAGTTGTGCCGGCTTGGGTATTGGCAAGCATCATTTGCATGGCGTGGTAATGCGTGGCAGCGGCGCCAGTTCAAGTGGCGTGGCGCATCATCGTTTGAGTTTGGTCACCGGTGGCATAGGGGCGGCTGCTGCTGCAGCGGCAGCCGCTGCCAATTCTAGATCTCATTCGCCATACTCGGCAAGTCCAGTGGATAGTCCACGCATTAATTCGCCCATGCAATTTGCTTTTGCACCCATCAAACGCATAGCAACGTGTCGTGGCGATGGTAGAAGATGGTCAGTGGCATCATTGCCGTCATCGGGTTATGGTACCACACCGGGAAGCTCGAATTTATCG AGCCAGTGTTCCAGCCAGGAGGCTTTACACCAATTACCCAATGTTGCCGGCCATGAAGAGCTACATTATGGGGAAGTGGCAGCGGCTAACAATAATGCCATAGTAAATTGTTGTGCCGAACATATGCATCAACATCAGCAATCCTTAGTGGCAGCGGCGGCTGCCTCTAATCGTCCTCATTGCTTAAAACATTGTGCTTTAATCAATAACAACGCAACAACGAATAAAAATACCGTCCCGGGACAAGCAAGTCCTAAACAATTTCAAAAACATCATGtgccaacaccaacaccacccTCTTCCTCCTCCACCTCCTCGTTTTCATCCACATATGGTGGTCATACAGCAGTAGCGTCAGCGGCAACGGCAGTGGGGTCTTCGCCCTTTAAAGCCTGTCCCAATTGTTGTGCCGATGTAAGCATGGTTTGTAGTGGCAACGGCTTGAATAATCCCAATAATGGTCAGAGGACACCAGTCGGTGgttccaacaacaacagcggCGGCAACCAAAGTAGTGGCGGGGGCAGTGGGGGCAGAATGTCTCCGTTTCATAGACCGCGTTCTAGATCGCTGTCTAGTCCCTCACGCTCTCCGGCCATAGATAATGAAATCGCTGTCATGAATACCATGTACAAGGAACGCTTTCCCAAGGCAACCCAACAAATGGAAGAGAGGCTTAAGCATTTCATCAATGAAAATAAATCGGCGGTTTGTAACAGTTTCCGTGACTCACAGCCAATTGTGCGCTTTGTTCATCATCAGGTATTGGAAATGGCCAGAGATTGTCTAAATAAATCGGAAGCCAAGCTTATAACCTCGcgttatttctatgaaatgagcGAGAATTTGGAACGCTTGCTAATGGAGACGAAAGAGAAAAGTCCAGAGGCGGCCGTGGAACTTGCAGGCgtaataaaaaaacttttgttgatTATATCCAGGCCGGCACGATTATTGGAATGTTTGGAATTCGATCCCGAAGAGTTCTATCATCTTTTGGAAGCCGCAGAGGGCCAGGCCAAGGCCATACAAGGCATTAAGGCCGATATACCGCAGTACATTATACACAAATTGGGTCTGAATCGGGATCCCATAGCTGAAATGCAACAGGAGGCTAAGGAAACCAGAGAAGCTTGCGATAATAAAGGTTCTGCCAACTCTAGTATTTTGAATGACTCTGGAACTCCTTGTTCTTTGCTATTGAGTTCTCCTCTAACCTGTGTTTCGGCCACATTGAATCCCAATGCTGAGCTAAATCTGCTGGCCAATAGTGGCTCGAATACTCCCCACCCCTCTATGCCCTTGCAGCCTCCTCAAACTCCGGTGGCTACAACAGCGGAAATGCCATCTTTTACAGCAACGCTGAACAAGCAGACCAACCTCAATTTAACACCCCAAGAAAAGGCGGCCTTCAAGCCACCACCCTTTGCTGCCCCCACACAACAGCAGGAACCACAAACcccgcagcagcagcatcactTGCCGCCCCAACCCCCTCCCCAACCTATACCGAGTGAGCACGACTTCGATATAGTTAAACTGATCTCAAATGGTGCTTATGGTGCTGTCTATCTGGTCAAACACAAAACGACCCGACAACGTTTCGCCatgaaaaaaatcaacaaaaataatCTCATTTTGCGCAATCAAGTAGAGCAGGTATTCGCCGAACGTGACATTCTCTCCTTTGCCGATAACCCATTCGTTGTGAGTATGTATTGCTCGTTCGAAACGAAAAAGCATTTATGTCTAGTTATGGAATACGTTGAGGGTGGAGATTGTGCCACACTCCTGAAGAACATAGGGCCCCTGCCGGCGGACATGGCACGATTTTACTTTGCCGAAACTGTCTTAGCTGTGGAGTATTTGCATAGTTATGGTATAGTTCATAGGGACTTGAAGCCGGATAATTTATTGATTACCGCCTTGGGTCACATTAAGCTGACGGATTTTGGGCTCTCAAAAATGGGTCTCATGTCCTTGGCCACAAATTTGTATGAAGGGTACATCGATTCGGAGACTAGGCAATTTTCCGACAAGCAA GTCTATGGTACCCCCGAATATATTGCGCCCGAAGTGATTTTGCGCCAGGGTTATGGCAAACCTGTGGATTGGTGGTCCATGGGTATCATTTTGTATGAATTTCTCATTGGTTGTGTGCCATTTTTTGGTGAAACTGCAGAAGAACTATTTGCCCATACAGTGAACGATGATATTGAGTGGCCCGACAATGACGACTGGCCCGTACAGCCAGAGGCTAAAGATAttataacacagttgttgcaacaGAATCCCCGCGATCGTTTAGGCACCCAGACCGGTGCTTTGGAGGTAAAGGAGCATTTCTATTTCGACGGCTTGGATTGGAATTCTCTGTTGAGGCAAAAGGCCGAATTTGTACCACAGCTGTCCAATGATGATGATACCAGTTATTTTGATA cCCGTATGGATCGTTATAACCACGATTTGGGAGGTGAAGATACCGACGATACTGATGATACCCCCGTATTTGGTTCTTTCTCTTCATATACACCACAATACCGCAAACAACATTATTCCTGGTCCCGCACCACTTCAGTGTCTTCGACCGGCTCCGTTGGTTCATCGTTTGCATCACAGCAATGTACGGCTGTAACCACTACTACGGTGTCAACTTCTACCACCAGCACCGAAGCAAAACTCCAGGTAACTGAAAGTTCTTCATCGCCCACCAATACGGTAGATTCTGTAGCCAAGTGTCGTAAGATATCTGCCCCATTGGCAGcgatcaccaccaccacctcagCAATAAGCACTGCCACTACATCGGCTCACAGTGCTTTGAACCAACAAATGGCAAACAAAGTTCTAACAACGCCACAATTGAGAAAAATTGAG CTCTCCACAACTTGCCTAAAGGTTCCATCAACTCCGGATGCCGACTATTTGCCTGAATTGCTTCACAATGTTACCATTGGAAATGACAACGAATTGCGTATGTTAAACCAATTCTTGCGACAGCCCTCGGCTGGAAATGGCAACAATCAACAACACAGTAGTCTTGCATTGCATCCCATTAAGCCAGAGCGTCATCATTATCGTCATAGTATGCCGCCAAATACTACCACCATTATAACAACACCGGCTACGCCGCCAGCTGCTATGGTCAATGCTCCCGTTGATGTAACCCAACAGACGACATCAACTATAAACAACTCGAAATCGCAATCGAACACCACAGCTAACACTGTGGCGGCGGCTGCAGCTGCTGTTTCGAACGCCTATATTAACACAACCACCGCCACAACTTCGTCCACCTCAagtacaacaataaaaacaggAACGTCTTTGATTTCAACTATAACCACCGATCGTAAACTTGCCGATACTCATAAAATAGCTCGCAGTACACCGGAATCCTCACAGACCGACAGTGACGATTTCTCACCACAGATAGCACGCAAACGGAAAGGTGTGTGCGCCCGTGATATATTGCCAAGATTCTCGATATCCATTGAGGATGAGACCATAAGTGGGGGATCTTCGTCGGCGGAGAATACACGAGAGCAGTCGCCATTGGCCTTGCAACACCAGAAGTCCATTGATGGTCATATGGGTGCTAAAAACCATCGTTCTCGTTCGTCCATAGTGAAGTCGGCCTCCGCCTTGGGATTATCATTAATGTCTTCAGCCA TTGACAATGCCCAACTGGCCCAGCAGTTATGCAACATAACAGCGGGCATACAATCGCCCAGCAGTGTTACTGCCAGCGGTGGCGGTGGAGGTGGCTCGAGCACCGCCTCTTCGCGTGATACCTCGCCTTGCCGGGAGCTTTCACCCTTGGTTACAAATCTAAAGCCGCCCATTATCATTAGACGAGGCCCTCGTGGTTTCGGCTTCACCGTACACACCATACGGGTGTATTATGGAGACACTGACTTCTACACCATGCATCATTTGGTGATGGCTGTGGATGAAGGCAGTCCTGCCTTTGAAGCTGGTCTTAGACCGGCAGATCTCATAACGCATGTTAATGGTGAAACAGTTCAAGGTTTATTCCATACTCAAGTCTTGCAACTTCTGCTGAGCGGTGGTGAGCATGTTACCCTGCGCGCTACCCCCTTGGAGCACACCAGCATACAGAGTGGTGGCCGTAAACGTGATTTAATGCAAAGCAAACTGGCCAAAAAGGGCGTGAATCGTCAAAAGAAGCAAACCAAAAAGGAACATGACAAAAAGAGGAAGACCTCGTTATTCCGGCGTATCAGCAACAAAAGGGCTTCGGCGGAAATTCAACAG CTGGCAGCTGGTATAAATTCTCCCACTACACCTTCGGCAGTGAGCACAACGATTGGTAGGAATTTGTCTCCATTGGATTCGTCATATCATAGTAGTAGTTGTTGCCAGTCTGCAGCCACATCTTCACAATCGACatcaccttcatcttcctctcCAAACACACCAACGGGTGCTGGCAATGGCGGTAATGGTAATGGTAGTGGTGGCGTAGGTGCAGCAGCAGGCGGCATCCTCAGTGTTTCCACGGCCGGCAATAATACTGGCATAGGATTTGTAAGCACTTCTAATACGGTGTTATTGCCCATAGCCGGATCTGTGTCAGGAGCAACTGCAGCTGGTGTGGGAGCCCCTGTGGTGGGCGTAATGGGCAGTATTCCAG TAAGCACCCCATCTGGTATTGTGTTGCCGGGTGAAATGTTACCTCGCATTGCTGAAGAGAAGGATTCGCCCACCAGCGCCTCGGAGCCGCTAACACCTGGTTTTATGCAAACAATCGATGAACATCACGAGGGTGATGAGGCTGCCCCCCTGGGTGGTggaaataatttcaaaataaacGAGGAAAGAGACAAACAACAACAGATGCATTGCGCTCGCTCTGAGGtatcgtcgtcgtcgttgcaGAAAGCCTTAAGTAATGAAATTAAAAGTGGTGGTAAAGACTTGAGAGGAGTATTCGGagggagtcaaatgaaaaacAATGAAAGCA CAACTACTCAACAAATGAATactaatacaacaacaacaaaaagtaatACTACTACAACTTCAAATACTCCGGGCGATTCTTCGAAAAGTTCGACAAATTTGTCAACTACAAAAAAGGAAACAACAGTGTCCTCAACCTCCACCAACAATAATGCAACAACAGCAAGCTCTACAGTGTTGACTCAAGGAAAGTCTCTGAAAACCACAGTGAGCAGCACGAGCACTagcaccaccaacaccaccaccatatCAACCACAATTTCAAGACGAGAACAATTTGCTGGTAGTTCCACAAGTGGAGGTGGAGGTTTTACTGGAAACCTGCTAAGTGGTAACGGCAATGGAGGAGGCAATGGCCCAGGTGCTAAAACCTCAACGTCATCGACCTCCTTGAGTGGTGGCAAACAAAAGAAATGA